The Littorina saxatilis isolate snail1 linkage group LG1, US_GU_Lsax_2.0, whole genome shotgun sequence nucleotide sequence TTACAGTAGGTATCATATGCTTGATACTGTAATAGTTACATGCATAGGTATCATATGCTTGATAGcaaaagcatacacacacacacacgcgctcacgcacacacgcacgcacgtaaatacataaacatacatacacgcacgcatgcacgcacacacacacacgcacacagagagagagagagagagagagagagagagagagagagagagaatgaaccaacgaacaaactttattttacaaggagagagagtgcatgagagagagagagagagagagagagagagagagagagagagagagagagagagagagagagagagagaaagagaaagagagaatgaacCAACGAacaaactttattttacaaggagagagagagagagagagagagagagagagagagagagagagagagagagagagagagagtgcatgagagagagatagagagagggagagagatagacaccCGCACTTACTGcaatgagagagggagagaaagagaacaagagacaggcacacacactacAGTCTTCAGTCTTGTAACTCACTTGATCATGTATTTTTCACCAGGGTCCTTGCCTAAATGGAAAAGCAGAGGCTCAGCCGTGTTGTTCACCTGTTCATGGGTGGTAACTCCGTCTATCTCCTCACCTGGGCAGAAGTTGACCCCCTgaggcacagacagagacacataaTGATATATACAAACTAATAAGTCTAATTTTTAAACTTTTTAGTTTTTCCTGAAGCAGTCACAACTTGAAGAGACAGGGGTGAAAACCGTGTTTGTTTAGTTAAGAAAAAACTTTTAATTGATGaaccagaaaaaaacacttatCTGGCTACAACTGCTAGGATGACGAATAATTCAGTTCATGGTAATATTTATAGTACATGTTCagaaaatacaaaatcaaaagcaATTTTTGAGAGATATCATTAGCAAAAAATACATGCTACATTGGCCGcctccttttaagactgtcaaaaataaagaaaacaaaacagattaGGTTTTCAAAGAGAGAATTCTTACATTCACAACTACAGTATTCAGAAAAGAAGGTACATTTATAGATATTCTGAAAAGCTATCTAATGAAAGTGGGGCTTAAAAGTCAgagtgtgccagtgtgtgtgtgtgtgtgtgtgtgtgtgtgtgtgtgtgtgtgtgtgtgtgtgtgtgtgtgtgtgtgtgtaagtgtgtgtgtgtctgtgtgtgtgagggtgtgagtgagtgactgtgtgtgtgtgtgtgtttgtgtgtgtgtgtgcatgcctgcatgcatacatacgtgtgtgcgtgtgtcacatTAGGGGACTGAAAGGGGGCAGGGGGCACAATATTAGGACAATATATTGCATAATCCTTATCCATCATGGCTGACCTTATCAAACTCATCTTGACTGTTGGTCCACGTCCAGAAGTGTGCTTTGTACTGTTGCCACCGTGCTGCCATCAGCTCGTCACCGCGGTAATAAAAGATGGGTCTGAAatttaaacagacagaattaAAAATGTTATTATCTGACACCCAGACCTAGAAGCAATCATTTGTTTTTTAAGTTGATTTTCACTTCAAATCCTGATGTTTAAATACATTTAATGTTATTTAATGACCTATGAGCTGATAATGGATgtttgacattttattttttgagaGCTTTGATTCGTGCAAAAAGAACAAGGTAAGGTCATGAACAAAATGATCCATTTAACCCGACTTCACCtcttcagtctctgtctgtctctctctccctgtctttctCGCCCTCTCTCAGTCATatacagacagtcacacacacactttttactTAGGGTCACACAAATGCTCAAACCATAACTGCCTGTTTCACCTTTTCCACACAAAGCTTCCTGCacaagacattcacacacacacacacacacacacacacacacacacacacacacacacacacacacacacacacacacacacacacacacacacacacacacacacacacacacacacacaaaccctcagAACACTCATCTCATGCAATTTTCTTCAACCTCTTTCACATAAAACATCTAACCAAAGACACAACAAACCGGCCTCACCTTAACATGTCCTCATTCACCTTTTCCCCACTTAATTTCTCACCTGTCTATGATGGTCTGCTTGAAGAGGGCCTGGGTAAGGTCAATGCCATCAACCACACGGTCAGTGGGAATCGAACCTCCTGCCAGAGTTGTGAAGGTAGTGTATAAGTCCATCAGACTCCCCAGCTGATGGGACACCTGTAATTTGACTTAAAATGGTTACACTGATTATGAATGCACACATCAGGCATAAGAAAAAGGTGACCAGGGCTAAAACATGATCTTGAAAGCACAACTTCAAAGCTGCCTTTCCTAGATTTACCTTCCACTGAAATTTACTCCCTTCTAAACACAGGTGCAGACCTGTCCTATCCCTTTCGTATCAAGCAAAGCCTGGCTCAAAATTGCAACAGTTTTATTCCTGATGCAGTAACAAAAGCAAGGCTACTATATTAGATGAAGTATCAACAGTAGAGTGTCACCTTTTATGTAAACACATCCAAAGAAGAGATAGCAGccccaaaaagaaaaaactgctactgtctttttacatttagtcaagttttaacatagagggggaatcgagacgagggtcgtggtgtatgtgtgtgtgtctgtctgtctgtgcgtgtgtgtgtgtaaagcgattcagaccaaactactggaccgatctttatgaaatttgacatgagagttcctgggaatgatatccccggacgtttttttcattttcttgatAAATActattgatgatgtcatatccggctttttgtaaaagttgaggcggcactgtcacaccctcatttttcaatcaaattgattgaaatttttgtaaagcaatcttcgacgaaggccgtacttcggtattgcatttcagcttggtggcttaaaaattaatgaatgactttggtcattaaaaatctgaaaattgtaatcttttttttttaaaataaaacgatccaaatttacgttcatcttattttacatcatttcctgattccaaaaacatatacatatgttatatttggattaaaaacaagctctgaaaataaaaaatataaaaattatgatcaaaattaaatttccgaaattgatttaaaaacaatttcatcttattccttgtcagttcctgattccaaaaacatatagatatgatatgtttggattaaaaacacgctcagaaagttaaaacgaagagaggtacagaaaagcttgctatgcagcacagcgaaaccactaccgcgctgaacaggctcgtcagtttcactccgttttgcacaagcggcggactacggtcattgtgaaaaaatgcagtgcgttcagtttaattctgtgagttccacagcttgactaaatgcagtaatttcgccttacgcgacttgtttttaattaataaataaaaaGTGCCCCTGTCATGAAATTACTCCTGTGATGTTACAGGTCCACAATTTCACATGCCACCAACTAATGATGCATGTACTACAGTGTACATGCATTAGTATTATAAAAACATCAATATGAATTACAAGAACCACAGGACTTGGCATTGCACAAATGTAAACTGCAGATAAAGGTGCTTGATTATGATGCTTGATGCATAttcctgaacaaaaacaacaacaaagtatatagttaaaaaagaagattctacattcatcaaaacaggGAAAAAGGGACTGCAGACTACAAGCAAAGAGATGAAAATTAACTGAAGACAGTGCAAAtgttatttaaaacaaaaagtttTCCTCTTTTAGCTCTGCAATAGGATTTACAGACTTGTTTTAAAATAAACACTAACAAGCAAAAACCTGCCAGCTTGCAAAAAAACAGGGGGAAAATCATGGATTCCGCAACAAAACACCTAATAACAATCAAAACCATCTACAAACAAAGGTCAGGAGTGTTACTGGCAGAAGAAAAACCGCATGCAACGAGACTGCCTGTCTGAAATGCAGTAAACCAAGATGATCAGAATCTCACCACTCCAGCAGGAATCTTGCCAGGCCAGTACGCTATGGTAGGCTCTCTCATTCCACCTTCAAACGTCGTTTGCTTTCCGCACAGAAAAGGGCCATTGCTGCCTCCTAGATAGAAGAATGGGTGAATATTTCACTAAGCaaagcaagaagaaaaaaatacagaaaaacaGAATTACCGTTCCGGCTGGAATTTTGCCTGGCCAGAAAGCTATTGTTGGTTCTCGCATTCCCCCTTCATACGTGGTCTCTTTGCCACAGAGGAAGGGACCGTTGTTGCCACCTAGCAACCAGATGCATAGCATGCacaacatcatcaccaccactcTCCCCAAATAACTGATGTCTACCTATCAATGGAAATGCATATTGCTATTTTCACTACTTTTTTCTTGCACATTTACTCGAAATGAGATAAAAGTGCAACAGAATCAATGTTCacattacagtggtacctgcaatgtgaggcCCCTGCTCTGATGAGtggacacctcccatgaaaggacaccttctggagTCCCTTTGTCTATTTTCCTGACCAAAatgtacctgtcatgacaggccacctgcaatgtagggacacttttaacTGGTCCCAAGGCtgtcctttcatggcaggtaccactgtataatCCACCATTTGTTGTATGCATGATTACTGTTATGACAGGCTGTTCATATCATGCTACCAAACTAAAATACAGCAATTCATTGCTGTCACAATTACTTTTGACCTCACTAGCCCTTTTTTCTGATCTGGTTATGAAACCTCCCAGATCCATAATACTTCAATACGTCTGCAAATGGAATACATAAAATGCGTTATCAGAGAGTTGCTTCTGCATTGAACTCAACCTGCACTGAGTAACTACTATTTCAATAAAGCTGCACATTGTTTGCCAATCAGTACCCCCATTTctataatgataatgatacaTAAGACTTTTTCTCAATAATGACTTTTCATGAAGCTATATCATGTTTGAAAGGTTGCAGTTTGATTGTTCGCAACCAGACTACGTATGTACATTGTTACATACCCATTTCCTTAGCATAGGTGGCGCCACCGTTGTCTGACGAGAAGATGGTCATGGTGTTGTTGACTAGGCCCAGGTCCTTCACCTTCTGCAGAATCTGCCCCACTCCATAGTCCAGCTCTCGCACTGCATCCCCATACCTAGTGAATAGAACACAAGGCAGTGTAGAACACTATTAAGACCACAGCAATACACAACTGTCAGTTATGTCAACCTCTTATACACTGAACTGTACAGTTGCCAGAAATACAATTGAAAGGAGCACCAGGAATGTGTTGCCCTTGATCGAGCATCAACTGAAATCTGTCCTAATTGATACCTGCTaaagtgacacagacagacagattgacaaaaTGACAAATATTATATTAGATATCCAATGCCAGGCATTCGTCAACATTATTTTTAACTAATTTGTTGACCTGAAGTGTTGCGTTTGTAAAAAACACAACATGTTGCAATGACACTAAATTACCCTAAAACTGATTTGAAAACTTACAATCCTCGCTGACTTGAGCCCAGGAAATCTCGTGAGGCATAGACAGGCTCGTGAGTTGCATCTACCGCCCAGTACAGGAAAAATGGTTGCTTCTGTGCTGCCTGCTTCTCTATGAAGGTTGTTGCTTCCTGCAAAGATTCACCAAAATTGCAACTATATagtacatacacagacacaaagtCAGAATTCAATGCATGCAAATAAACATCATCACACATTTTGATGGTAAAAAAACAGAAGAGAAAGGCTTCTTTCTTTGTTAACACAAAAGTTTGCAACTGAGAGATTTTGTATGCAAATTTGTTTGCAATTGCATGTTTAGAAATGTTTGTGTACCCTATTTTGAGTCAAAGTAAGTCTGTTAGTAGGACAGAATAAATGACATCGTGAagaatttctaaaaaaaaacagcAGGTGAAAACCATGGCGCAATAATGCTGGCTGATTTAAAGACTCCACTTACCCTGATGAAAATCTGTGTCAGATTGGATTCTCCAGTTTTATGGTCAATCAAATAATCTTCATAATACCTGCAAAAGAAACACactcacaaattacaaaaataatgcaatgattgtgttaaaaaaaaaactggacTGCAAGAGGCAGACAGAAAAgccggatgggggggggggggatgcgttggggggggggggggtgcgttggggggggggggtgtgcgttgggtgggggtgggggagggtgtGAGAGATCAACATATGTACATGTACTATGATCCAGTCAGAAGAACAGATAGCCAGACAGATACGACAGAAACAGAAGAGGTAAAATGGAACCTTAAAacaagattgctttacaaaaatttcaatcaatttaattgaaaaatgagggtgtgacagtgccgcctcaacttttacaaaaagccgtatatgacgtcatcaaaggtatttatcgaaaaaatgaaaaaaacgtccggggatatcatacccaggaactctcatgtcaaatttcataaagatcggcccagtagttcagtctgcatcgctctacacacacacacacacacacacagagacacacacacatacaccacgaccctcgtctcgattcccccctctatgttaaaacatttggtcaaaacttgactaaatgtaaaaagatagagagaaagccAGAAagggagattaaaaaaaaagatgaataCAATGTTGCAGCTAACAAACAATGCTGACACGGCCTCAGATGGTAGATGAGGGATTGTGTGCATTACAAATCTTACCTCCCAATCATGTCAGTGTCCCTGTAGACGGGAATGTTGGGGGTGCGTTTGTTGTCAAAGGGACCAAAGTGACAGTTGGGGGCACCAAACCACTCGTCAAACCCGTGAACCAGGGGATGGTACTGCGGCTGCTGTCCAAGATGCCTGAATGTGACACAAGATAAAACACACACCACTGAATCACaaatattgttttgtgtttttagcTAGGAACAACaaatgtgtgtttgtacatgggcgtgtgtctgtgtgtgtctatgtgtgggTTCAAACACATGGCATGTTAATGTGTACTGAAAAATATAGTGCTAAACTAAATCTACACAGTATTTTCATGATCCGGTGCTGTTACTTTACACAAAAATGTACAGTTTCCTCCAGATTTCCTTCCCTTTCAAAACAGTCATGGAGTGAATACAGGTGGTTGTTTTGTTGGAAAGAATATGCATGGATTATCATTTATTGTTTGTCCTTTGACTACAAACCAAAATAAGAAAAACTTATGGCTCAGATTGccccattttccttgatttttctCAACATTTCCCCCCTAGGAGACGGCCTTTCTGTTCTAAGTGGCGATTTCAGAAAGTATAGTTGGGTAATtagttggctcaggttgcaccagatcggtcaattgtccttgttttgatctaaatttgtcttcttaaattcaatttttggaaggtgtattaggggaagtttcttggctcagattgcaccagtttgctccatttttcttgtttgtgtaaaaaatgttcggggggggtgggggcatgcccccggacccccctaagaggttcgaacgcttcacgccctcaactaatcgcttcgcgtcgtcgaattggcctaaaaagaaaaaaattggaaaccccccccccccccctcctaaaaaTAATGTGATCTGCCCCTGAGtggtacagttgaacctgtctataacgaccatccAAGGGAACAACCAAAATTAACCATCAAAGACAAGAGGTCCCAGTGGAAAGGTGAGTCAAGATATCACAGGAGATCCTTTGTAATGAGCAGGTGCTTAATTGTTATCAAAAGGTGATCGCCATGACAAGTTTGACTGTAACCCAGTTTAGTCCATTTGCTGCTGCATCATACTGTGCAGGCTTCCATAAATCATGACTCATGAACACAAGACAAAAATGATGAATGGTAACAGCTGGCTCTCAAGACTAAATCTGGAAAATAAACATAACACTTTTACTACAGTACTGTATACTAACCATTTTCCAATGATTTTGCTTCTGTAGCCAAGTTTCTGCAAATTTTCTGGCAGCAAAATTTCATTGCTAGGTATGCCACCCATGATATCCTGAGGAGTATATGCTGCAAAACAGAAATATTATCACAGACATTAATTTTGTCTTGCTTATTTTGAATAACCAacctgtcagtctctctcccatacactcacacacacccatacacagaGTTAAAGACGGGGGAACACAATCCTTCCCTGCTCTCGATAGGAAAAAAGATTAATTTTAGTTTGTtttcatcttaatccttgtaattGAACAGGTACAAAATATCTGATTCTTTTATTGAGACATATTCTGGATACTGGACACCTAAATATGCCTTATATTACAGTAATTAAACACACATATACCACAAACAAACGCAACTGGATGATAACAAATCTGAAAACTAACCATTTCTGGCGTGGTCATTGGTTGTGTAGAATCCATTTCTGATGGGCAGGCGCCCTGACATAAGAGCTGCCCGAGCTAAACAGTGGAAAGAAAGTTCTTAGTTAAACAACAATCATGCACTAGCTTCCACAAGAAAATAAACACTTGTGAAGTATATTGACATgcctttttgtgttgtttgggAATGCACtagctttttttttatatctctctttggtgttttttttttgggggggtgcaATTACTGTTTAAAATCATGTATGAAACCATCACTATTCGTTAATACatgtaatgtaattcattaACCTTACACTGAATTGATACTTAGCTGTTGCGTAATATTTCTGAGTATCGCGCTCACAACCACTCGTTTCTGTCAAACATGATTCAGTGTCTATACAGTCCCTCTATCACATTCATCTGATCTAAACAAACATTGCtcaataaaaattataatcagtTTTACAAGCAGTGCAACGGTTTACCCCACCCTGTTAGTTTCAGTGTTATCTGTAAAACTAAAACCATTTTTATAACTATTTATTGTTATACTCACAAGGAGAGCAGAGAGGGTTTGCTGAGTAGAAGTCTGGTAGAAGCATACCCTGGGAAGCCATCCAGTCTAAGTTCGGCGTCTCTTTGCTTGGCTCTCCATACACACCCAGATCTCCCCAACCCATCTGTATAAACAGAAAGGCAAGCGAGTTCTGACATCTAATAAAGCTTTGCAGAATTCTGTCATGGTAGTGTTGTCTGCCTGCATACAGCTCAACCTTCCTTTTAAGATCCCAAATATTAAGACCTTCTCTTTCTTAAGAGCTGAAGatttaagattttttttgttCATAATGTTTGTAAGTTTACCTCTTgtttaagacctgcttttcaAAGAAGGTCTACAGGCATTAAAACTAAAAGAGGGGGCGGTTTGCACTGTCActatcagtgtgtgcgtgtgtgtgtgtacatgcgctTGTCACTCGgtattcatttgtgtgtgtgtgtgactccatatgtatatatatatatgagtgagtgcatgagtgtgtgtgtgcttgtgtgtgtgtgtgtgcttgtgtgtgtgtgtgtgtgagtgtgtgtgtgtgtgtgtgtgtgtgtgtgtgtgtgtgggtgtgtgtgcatgcgtgtgtgttatCACTGTATAATGACAGTAAATAACTTGGTAAAATCCCATCTTCTTCTTTCCGGTAATGCCCACGATCTTGAGGATGATCATTCTGGCATGAAAAGGGGGGTGTTTTAGAATCCATTTGCGTGCTCTGGTCGTTGTCATTTTCATTGTCCGTAAAACATTGCCAAAAGTCCCTATCCATTAGGGCCTAGTTTTGTCAGGAACTGTAACTTAATTTGCGGAGGCTCGTGACACAAAAGTGTCAACTGTTGCTGCCTCTACAGTTTCACTGGGAAGGTGGTTCCTGAAGAAATGCACATCTTGTAAAAGTAATGAACAAGGCAACAAATTAGATACAAAAAGAGGAGCTGAAGAAACAGATGTGAACTTTATTAAATAAGTTTTATCAGTGGTATTTAACTGTTATAAAATGCAGCTTTACTTAAATAAACGCAGCCTTGTACATTGCAAAGTTCTGCAACATAGCCTgtcttctatatatatacataagcAGTACTTAAGCACAATTACAACTGATAAGATGGCCAACAAAGCATAAtattcaggggcggagcagttaagcaagagggggggggggggagttacaacctggggtccaggggtagaccccttgtggggtacaggggcaaggcTGAAGCTGcatgaagagttttagctattttatgaacaatttatggcttatccttgattttaaacatgatcaactggtgtcagcagccactcattatttcttttaaagttagtattaaatcttttcttttttttggacaGCCCCCTAATACGCCCCTGATATTATACAGACCCTGGCTGGCCTGATGAAATAACCGGTGCATGGAGTATACTTACATCGTCCATGAGCATTATGATGAAGTTTGGCTTCTGCTGAGAAACTGCATTTTCAAGAAATATGCAGAGGAGAAGGAGTGTCAAAAGCCGATTCATACTGGCCCAATATTTCCTGGCACACCCTATTCCTTTTTGGTTCTTTGACAGTGCTTGTAAACTCGCTCTATGGTTTCTTGAAGTGCTGGATCATGTGACACTTGGGCTCGTCACATGTGACACTTGGGCTCGTCACATGACAGTCCTGTCAGAGAGCTTTGTTTCCCTTGCAACTTCTTTAGGGAAAAAGGCGCGTTCGGTCAGAAAATGGCGTGGCTGACAACCGAAGAGCTGATTGTGAGCCGACGAATTTGAGAGTTTGGGTCATTTACCATCGTAATATGACTGGAGAGATACTTTTTTCCTATTGAGAACGTCCAAGAAAGTGTTAAAATCGGTGAGCCAGTAATCGTTTGATTTTATTAGCAGCATCAACTGAAAATGAAAAGTGAAATGCACTGTTTTTTCCACACATTTTTTTCTAGATGTGAGATTATTGAGAGTGCCTGTGATGTATtttattgaggtctaacgaatgacgtatcacaacgtgcgcggtcgtccttggcggtcaagaaagccgcgggcgccgccgcgatcattgcgcagacgacacttttagaccgccaatattttttgtgcgcatca carries:
- the LOC138966351 gene encoding N-acetylgalactosamine-6-sulfatase-like isoform X2, with protein sequence MNRLLTLLLLCIFLENAVSQQKPNFIIMLMDDMGWGDLGVYGEPSKETPNLDWMASQGMLLPDFYSANPLCSPSRAALMSGRLPIRNGFYTTNDHARNAYTPQDIMGGIPSNEILLPENLQKLGYRSKIIGKWHLGQQPQYHPLVHGFDEWFGAPNCHFGPFDNKRTPNIPVYRDTDMIGRYYEDYLIDHKTGESNLTQIFIREATTFIEKQAAQKQPFFLYWAVDATHEPVYASRDFLGSSQRGLYGDAVRELDYGVGQILQKVKDLGLVNNTMTIFSSDNGGATYAKEMGGSNGPFLCGKQTTFEGGMREPTIAYWPGKIPAGVVSHQLGSLMDLYTTFTTLAGGSIPTDRVVDGIDLTQALFKQTIIDRPIFYYRGDELMAARWQQYKAHFWTWTNSQDEFDKGVNFCPGEEIDGVTTHEQVNNTAEPLLFHLGKDPGEKYMIKSTSVEYKGVMPQILKIVAEHRSQLVKGEPQLNMCDSSVMNWAPPGCEKINKCLPVPKSNPSKCVWVH
- the LOC138966351 gene encoding N-acetylgalactosamine-6-sulfatase-like isoform X1 produces the protein MNRLLTLLLLCIFLENAVSQQKPNFIIMLMDDMGWGDLGVYGEPSKETPNLDWMASQGMLLPDFYSANPLCSPSRAALMSGRLPIRNGFYTTNDHARNAYTPQDIMGGIPSNEILLPENLQKLGYRSKIIGKWHLGQQPQYHPLVHGFDEWFGAPNCHFGPFDNKRTPNIPVYRDTDMIGRYYEDYLIDHKTGESNLTQIFIREATTFIEKQAAQKQPFFLYWAVDATHEPVYASRDFLGSSQRGLYGDAVRELDYGVGQILQKVKDLGLVNNTMTIFSSDNGGATYAKEMGGNNGPFLCGKETTYEGGMREPTIAFWPGKIPAGTVSHQLGSLMDLYTTFTTLAGGSIPTDRVVDGIDLTQALFKQTIIDRPIFYYRGDELMAARWQQYKAHFWTWTNSQDEFDKGVNFCPGEEIDGVTTHEQVNNTAEPLLFHLGKDPGEKYMIKSTSVEYKGVMPQILKIVAEHRSQLVKGEPQLNMCDSSVMNWAPPGCEKINKCLPVPKSNPSKCVWVH